A single window of Watersipora subatra chromosome 9, tzWatSuba1.1, whole genome shotgun sequence DNA harbors:
- the LOC137403699 gene encoding rap1 GTPase-activating protein 1-like isoform X6, producing MSDFTPIHSFLPSYTPKKGGVDEPLYCDSHRKPVTNGAMRESDNTLDLFDLIARTQNSRIDDQRAELPGIIQKCRSVSHLNSEAQKSTDHERVAEMIRQTRGPYPQVMEPMTGGYWAEGFIDKRQSDSDNMLRTADLDMRSFELLRGDCLNHYKRYFVNQEHQNYLAQDDIIGPVVVSIKKEHHPDAGKLYRTIVRTKVNTVHELVRSDGEATEPSVQGLTKVCNDSITTNKFYPVTTLEASHLVKEFDDRFISRNFKFGVIYQAAGQTKEEQFFGNKSTSPAFKEFLEQIGQRVPLQGFHGFRGGLDTIKGQTGAESIHTDFEGREIMFHVSTMLPYTDGDTQQLQRKRHIGNDIVAIVFQEESTPFVPNSIASQFLHAFVIIQPVEACTDNTRYKISVAARTDVPNSFGPMLPKSKLVRKDQLREFLLTKLLNAEYACHNAPQFKDKMERTKLAYLAELHEELLKMTLDSWCGLPSVAQEKATINLFDSFKKIAVKRINDTTYNTKRSTSSTTSSEGSKTPTQEHKITKLPYSHKKMHSEIVISSHSASWDRNPSAYNKTWNESTSLASYRSRGSSYKSDSNSMRSDSSPKDTTRAFKSNGRSSSPTSLGSFGVEDDDGFLAQEIDSDTGVGSMSPTETPHGTWETRINVSKSFNGSPSPCSRCPNCDPDLDYVALLKREILELRKSKSQYSTELHNLKAETQELTKRDRNNRTDLKDKTKQNLKLQHQLDELKNQNQSYRTELSKLQKVVAGMSGEEIV from the exons AAATGCCGATCCGTTTCGCACCTTAACAGTGAAGCACAAAAGTCGACAGACCATGAACGTGTGGCTGAA ATGATTAGGCAAACGAGAGGTCCATACCCACAAGTCATGGAGCCAATGACTGGGGGTTACTGGGCAGAAGGTTTCATAGACAAACGACAGAGTGATTCTGATAACATGCTGCGCACAGCAGACCTCGACATGAGAAGCTTTGAATTACTTCGCGGCGATTGTCTCAACCACTACAAACGGTATTTTGTCAACCAG GAACACCAGAATTATCTAGCCCAAGATGACATTATTGGACCGGTAGTGGTGTCTATAAAGAAAGAACACCATCCCGATGCTGGAAAGCTCTACAGGACAATAGTACGTACAAAGGTGAACACAGTACATGAGCTGGTCAGATCTGACGGAGAGGCAACTGAACCCTCAGTACAAGGACTTACAAAA gtatgcaatgacagcattacaaccaACAAGTTCTACCCAGTGACTACACTGGAAGCGTCGCATCTAGTCAAGGAGTTCGATGATCGGTTCATTAGTCGAAATTTTAAATTCGGAGTGATCTACCAAGCTGCAGGACAG ACTAAAGAAGAGCAGTTCTTTGGGAATAAGAGCACAAGCCCTGCCTTCAAAGAGTTCCTTGAACAAATTGGTCAGCGAGTTCCATTGCAAGGTTTTCATGGATTCCGAGGTGGCCTTGACACCATCAAAGGGCAGACTGGAGCGGAGTCGATACATACAGATTTTGAAGGCAGAGAAATTATGTTTCACGTTTCTACCATGCTGCCATACACAGACGGCGACACACAGCAG ttaCAGCGGAAGCGCCACATAGGAAATGACATAGTAGCAATCGTGTTCCAAGAGGAGAGCACCCCATTCGTGCCCAACTCGATTGCATCACAATTTCTTCACGCATTTGTCATCATACAACCAGTAGAGGCGTGTACAGACAACACTAGATACAAA ataagtgtAGCGGCAAGAACGGATGTTCCCAATTCATTCGGACCGATGCTGCCCAAGTCCAAACTCGTACGAAAGGATCAACTTCGGGAGTTTCTTCTAACAAAACTCCTAAATGCCGAGTATGCTTGCCATAATGCTCCACAATTCAAAGACAAAATG GAACGGACAAAACTAGCTTATTTAGCCGAACTTCATGAAGAGTTGCTAAAGATGACACTGGATTCCTGGTGTGGTTTACCTTCAGTGGCACAAGAAAAAGCTACCATCAATCTATTTGATTCATTCAAAAAGATCGCAGTGAAACGCATCAATGACACCACTTACAATACCAAACGCTCTACCTCCAGCACAACCTCCTCGGAGGGTTCAAAGACTCCAACTCAG GAACACAAGATCACCAAGTTACCGTACTCACACAAAAAGATGCACTCAGAAATTGTGATATCAAGCCATAGCGCTTCATGGGATCGTAACCCGTCTGCATACAATAAAACTTGGAATGAAAGTACGAGTCTGGCAAGCTACAGGTCTCGTGGTTCTTCTTACAAGTCTGACAGCAACAGCATGCGCTCAGACAGCAGCCCCAAAGACACCACCAG GGCATTCAAAAGCAACGGTCGATCAAGCTCTCCGACTTCATTAGGAAGCTTTGGTGTTGAAGACGATGATGGATTTCTCGCCCAAGAAATTGATTCCGACACAGGAGTG GGCAGCATGTCACCAACTGAAACCCCACATGGGACATGGGAGACACGAATCAACGTCAGCAAGTCCTTCAACGGAAGCCCATCTCCATGCAGCAGATGCCCTAATTGCGACCCTGACCTAGATTACGTTGCACTACTTAAACGAGAAATTTTAGAGCTACGAAAATCCAAGTCACAATATTCAACCGAGTTACAC AACCTAAAAGCGGAGACACAGGAGTTGACGAAACGTGACAGGAACAACAGAACTGATTTGAAGGACAAAACTAAGCAGAACCTTAAACTTCAGCATCAGCTGGATGAACTTAAGAACCAGAACCAGTCATACCGCACAGAGCTGAGCAAGTTGCAGAAGGTAGTCGCAGGGATGTCTGGGGAGGAGATCGTCtag